The following are encoded together in the Mycobacteriales bacterium genome:
- a CDS encoding helix-turn-helix domain-containing protein, giving the protein MSAYGQFCPVAKAMELLDERWTLLVVRELLMGSRHFNDLRRGVPRMSPALLSKRLRTLTSAGVVQRQAHGGRIAYTLTEAGKELYPVVEALGTWGARWIPQLGDEDLDPHLLLWDIHRNLELG; this is encoded by the coding sequence ATGAGTGCGTATGGGCAGTTCTGCCCGGTGGCCAAGGCGATGGAGCTGCTCGACGAACGATGGACGCTGCTCGTCGTCCGGGAGCTGCTCATGGGCAGCCGGCACTTCAACGACCTACGCCGGGGCGTCCCGCGCATGTCGCCGGCGCTGCTCTCGAAACGCTTGCGCACGTTGACCAGCGCCGGGGTGGTGCAGCGCCAGGCGCACGGCGGTCGGATCGCCTACACCCTGACCGAGGCCGGCAAGGAGCTGTATCCCGTGGTGGAGGCGCTCGGCACCTGGGGGGCGCGCTGGATCCCGCAGCTCGGTGACGAGGATCTCGATCCGCACTTGCTCCTGTGGGACATTCACCGCAACCTCGAGCTCGG